A genomic window from Gossypium hirsutum isolate 1008001.06 chromosome D10, Gossypium_hirsutum_v2.1, whole genome shotgun sequence includes:
- the LOC107915388 gene encoding uncharacterized protein has protein sequence MGLPREFHEQCRTSLELNYLKMFYCWARDTALSVTNKIMEPNAVIPEVKVCIAALRLMLQILNWEFRSDPTSMKAGIDVFSAGVRHDNASSKRSECVLVQPGPGWFDVLISSGHVSWLLSLYSALRHKFSREGYWIDCPIAVSARKLIVQLCSLAGTIFPSGQIVHVLALLEIE, from the exons ATGGGTCTTCCCAGGGAATTTCACGAGCAGTGTCGGACATCATTAGAGCTAAACTATTTGAAG ATGTTCTACTGTTGGGCACGAGATACTGCTTTAAGCGTCACAAACAAAATAATGGAACCTAATGCTGTGATACCTGAGGTTAAAGTTTGTATTGCTGCACTACGGCTCATGCTTCAAATTCTGAATTGGGAGTTTCGGAGTGATCCAACCAGCATGAAAGCCGGTATCGATGTTTTTTCAGCTGGAGTTAGACATGACAATGCTTCATCTAAGAGGTCTGAATGTGTCTTAGTGCAG CCTGGGCCTGGGTGGTTTGATGTTTTAATCTCAAGTGGCCATGTTAGTTGGCTGCTCAGCTTATATTCAGCGCTTAGACATAAGTTTTCCCGTGAAGGTTATTGGATTGATTGCCCTATTGCAGTCTCTGCTCGAAAGCTAATTGTACAGTTATGCTCTTTGGCAGGAACCATATTTCCCTCTG GTCAAATTGTTCATGTACTTGCTTTGCttgaaattgaatag
- the LOC107914609 gene encoding F-box/kelch-repeat protein At3g06240: MPETRVEVPEMVMLEILSKLPVKSLTRFRCVCKPWCSSFQTPHFITKHQQNNLHNNNLNLLLKRCLGNTRDDIYYFSQLSTEKGQNFSVQHNIHLPFFEDCWYAPVVSGPCNGLLCLHDADKVALWNPSTREFKTLPQSTVQRPPSVDSTSFGCVGIGFDSQSGDYKVVRFVTNYFEENEDEGLMGDWNHQVELYSLKSDSWKEISVPGVQPYGSPLFNNYVNGFYYWQAIGDSEYLILSFDMVNEKFSALPLPEFGGSLAEYYLELLEFNGLLGAIVYPREGTDKSFDLWVMNGSWTKQFSIESLPRVERPLGFWKNGELFLESSDHELVLFDPSTRELKSLGIHAYQETMQIIAYVESLVPINGRSEREELIIRRPAGDASD; the protein is encoded by the coding sequence ATGCCCGAAACTAGAGTTGAGGTACCAGAAATGGTGATGTTGGAGATTCTGTCAAAGCTTCCAGTTAAGTCCTTGACACGTTTCAGGTGCGTTTGTAAGCCTTGGTGTTCATCTTTTCAAACCCCTCATTTCATTACCAAACATCAGCAAAACAACCTCCACAACAACAACCTTAATCTCCTCCTCAAACGTTGTCTGGGTAACACCCGTGATGACATCTACTATTTCTCTCAACTTTCAACTGAGAAAGGCCAAAACTTTTCGGTACAACACAACATTCACTTACCCTTTTTCGAGGATTGTTGGTATGCCCCTGTGGTTTCAGGTCCTTGTAATGGATTGTTGTGTTTACATGATGCTGATAAGGTTGCCCTTTGGAACCCATCAACTAGAGAGTTTAAAACTCTCCCTCAATCCACAGTCCAACGCCCTCCTTCAGTAGATTCCACTAGTTTTGGTTGCGTTGGTATTGGGTTTGATTCTCAAAGTGGTGACTACAAAGTGGTAAGATTTGTTACTAATTATTTTGAAGAGAATGAAGATGAAGGGTTAATGGGTGATTGGAACCACCAAGTTGAGTTATATTCACTTAAAAGCGATTCATGGAAGGAGATTTCAGTTCCCGGGGTTCAACCTTATGGATCTCCTTTGTTTAATAATTACGTAAACGGGTTTTATTATTGGCAGGCAATTGGGGACTCTGAGTACCTTATTCTCTCATTTGATATGGTCAATGAAAAGTTTTCTGCTTTACCATTGCCTGAATTTGGTGGGTCTTTAGCTGAATACTATTTGGAACTTTTGGAATTCAATGGACTGCTTGGTGCTATTGTTTACCCAAGGGAAGGGACTGACAAATCTTTTGATTTATGGGTTATGAATGGATCATGGACTAAACAATTCAGTATTGAATCTCTTCCTAGAGTTGAGAGGCCTTTGGGGTTTTGGAAAAATGGTGAGTTGTTTCTCGAGAGCTCGGATCATGAACTTGTGTTGTTTGACCCCTCCACACGAGAGCTTAAAAGTCTTGGTATCCATGCTTATCAGGAAACGATGCAGATTATTGCTTATGTTGAGAGCTTGGTTCCAATCAATGGAAGATCAGAGCGCGAGGAACTTATAATACGTCGGCCGGCTGGAGACGCATCGGATTGA